Within the Candidatus Culexarchaeum yellowstonense genome, the region GAATTCAAAATAGAGATTGATGAAGCGGAAATGATGTGTAGGAAGTGTGGGTATAAGTGGAAGTTTAGAAGTGAAGGTTTAAGTGAAGATGTTAAAGAAGCCATACACTTCATACCTGAAGTGGCCCACACATTCATGAGATGCCCAAAATGTGGAAGCCCAGACTTTGAAGTAATAAGTGGCAGGGGGGTTTGGATAGAAAGCATAAGTGGTGTGGCTTGATGGATCCAAGGATAATTGCAATAAATGAACATGTGAAAAGCATTAGAAATGTCATAGCAGTGGTTAGTGGGAAGGGGGGTGTAGGTAAAAGCATAATTTCAACAATAATGGCACTACAACTCTCCAAAATGGGATATAAAGTTGGATTACTAGACACAGACTTCACAAGTCCATCCACACACATAATACTAAATGCAGAAGAATTAACACCGAAGGAGGATAAGGGAGTTATACCTCCAGAAATTCATGGATTAAAGTACATGACAATCACATACTACACGAAGGACAATCCAGCACCATTGAGGGGCATAGATGTCTCCAATGCCCTAATAGAACTATTATCCATAACTAGATGGGGGAAGCTGGATTACCTAATAATAGATGCACCCCCAGGGATAAGCGACATCATACTAGATTTACTGAGGATAAATTGGAGGATAAAATTCATAGTTGTAGCAACACCATCAAAGCTAG harbors:
- a CDS encoding hydrogenase/urease maturation nickel metallochaperone HypA, which produces EFKIEIDEAEMMCRKCGYKWKFRSEGLSEDVKEAIHFIPEVAHTFMRCPKCGSPDFEVISGRGVWIESISGVA
- a CDS encoding P-loop NTPase; its protein translation is MDPRIIAINEHVKSIRNVIAVVSGKGGVGKSIISTIMALQLSKMGYKVGLLDTDFTSPSTHIILNAEELTPKEDKGVIPPEIHGLKYMTITYYTKDNPAPLRGIDVSNALIELLSITRWGKLDYLIIDAPPGISDIILDLLRINWRIKFIVVATPSKLALETVRKLIKLLEEQGGDIIGIIVNMVMGIEATEYISLGKRVLVEIPFQQNLEDKIGDVEELLESMIGRKVKEALKLIVEESP